The genomic DNA GACGCGACCTGGTTCCGGCCTGAGTTCTTCGCGTGATACAGGCGGTCGTCGGCCGCTTTGACGAACTGCAGCACGTCCCAGCCCTCGGCGAGCTGGGCGACGCCACAGCTGAGCGTCACGCGCACGGGCTCACGCTCGAACTCGAACCGGTGTGCGGCGACCATCCGGCGCAGCTCGTCGGCGATCTTGTGGGCGCCGTCACGGTCGGTCTCGGGCAGGATCACCGCAAACTCCTCGCCGCCGTAGCGGGCGAGGATGTCGTCCGGGCGCAGCCGCGCCTTCACGAGCTGCGCGAACTCCTTGAGGACGAAGTCTCCGGCCAAGTGCCCGAACGTGTCGTTGATGCCCTTGAAGTGATCGAGGTCCATCATGACGAGCGAGAGCGGCCGCTGGTGGCGACGGGCGCGCGGGATCTCGCGGTCCATCGCGTCCAAGAAGAAGCGCTTGTTGTTCACCCCCGTGAGCCCGTCCACGATGGTCATCTTGTAGATGGTCTCGTGGTACTGGGCCTCCATGTCCGAGCCGGAGAGGAACTTGAGGATGGTGTCCCCGATCTTGATCTGATCGCCGCGGCGCAGCTGGTAGTCGCGCACGAGCGAGTCGTTCACGTAGGTGCCGTTCGTCGACTCCAAGTCGCTCACGTAGTACATGCGCTGACGCTTCTCGATGACCGCGTGCTTGCGGGACACCGCGTCGTTCTCGAGCACCACTTCGTTCTCGCTCCCACGCCCGATGCTGACCGAGTCCGCGGTGAGGAGGTAGCGCTTGCCGAACTGGCGCGCGTCCGACGAATAGATGATCACCAGGCAATCCTGGCCGTCTTTCACCGGAAGCTTGAGGTCCTCCAGCGGAGTGACGCGCGTCTTGATGTCGGAGTCCATGGAGCGATGTGGGCCCTGCGCAGGGCGTCAGGGACGACCGTCGTCAGAGTAGAAGAGAGCGGCGCCGGCCGTCAACTGCGCGCTGTGTGGGGGCCTCATCGGGGCTCCGCCGGGGTCGACCGGCCACTCGTCCGCACCCGGGCCCCGACCAACGTGGGCGCTTCGGGGGTGATGCGCCGCTCACGTGCCACGGTGACCGGGTCGTAGGACACGAGATAGTGCAGGTTCTCGTAGTTCACGACGATGTGGGCCACGACCGGACCCAACAGCGAACCCGTGAGCTGGTACGACAATCCGAACAGCAACCCCATGAACGCGGCCCACAGGGTCCACGGAAGGAACGTGCGGTTCGGGCCGACGTGCACCGCGCCGAACAGCGCCGACGTGAGCCACACACCAGCCAAGGGCTGGAGCGCCCCGCGGAAGAAGATCTCTTCGGTCACGCCCGAGGTCACCGCGAAGAACGCGATGCGGGCACCCGACAACGGTCCCACCATCGCGCGGAGCTCCACGTGCAAGCGCATGGCCCAGCGCGTGCGGGTGACCAAGAGCTTGGTCGCGCGCACGGCGCAGGCGCCGAGGCCCAAGCCGATCGCCAAGGACAGCGCCGTGCGCATGGTCAGCGCCGGTATCGCGCCGGCGAGCCAGGCTTCGTCCGTGGGTAGGGACAGGGGACTCCGTCCGCGGAGCCCCGTGAGGAGGAGCGCGGCGGCGGTCAGCAGGCCGTACACCACGACGGCGGCTCCCATGCGTCGGCTCAACACGAGGAGGGACGCTACCAGGGCGTGGGGCGACGGGCAACGCGGCGATTTCCGGAGGCGCCTTCGCGCGTGTTGACAGGCACCGTCCCTGAGAACTATCTAAGAACGCGATGTCCCCCCATCTTCAGCGGCGGACGAGGAAACGTAGCCTCTCTGCTGCGTCGCACGGGTGTTCCGGCCGGCGCGACCCTCGACTCACCAAGACCACCCTGCGGTCGGACTGCGGGCGCTCATGACGTCCAGTCCTACCCCTACCAACGACTCCCCACGCCTGCTCGTCGTCGACGACGAGAAAGTCATCCGCGAGATCCTCGCGGATTTCCTGTCCATGGAGGGGTTCTGGGTGCGCACCGCCGAGGACGGCGCGGCGGCTCTGGTCGAGCTGTCGCGCACCCACTACGACCTGGTCCTGAGCGACCTGAAGATGCCCAACATGGGCGGGCTCGAGTTGCTCGAGTCGATCGCCAAGCACATGCCGAACGTGGTCACGGTCATCATGACCGGGTTCGGCACGGTGGAGACCGCGATCGACGCGATGAAGCGCGGGGCCTACGACTACATCCTCAAGCCGTTCAAGGTGGAGGAGGTGGTCCACACGATCCGACGCGGCCTCGAGAAGCAGAAGCTCGCGGCCGAGAACATCCGGTTGAAAGAGGCGCTGTCGCTCTACAAGGTGAGCGAAGCCATCGCCAACAGCCTCTCGCTGGACCAGGTGCTGCGGACGGTGATGGACGCGGCGCTCCACGAGATCGAGGCGGACGTCGTGACGGTCATCCTCGACAACGGCGAGGGGTCGTTCTTCGTCCGCGCGGAGGAGCGCAACCCCCGCTTCCGACGGAGCGGGAGCACGGGCGAGTTCGACATCGACGCGCTGAAGGAGCGCTTCAACGACGACCGACCCCTCCGCGAGCACGGCGCGGCCGCGCTGCCGTTCTACGCCAAGGTGCCCGAGGCAGGCGATCCGGTGTCGCTGATCGTCACGCCGCTGCGCATCCGCGGGAAGCTGAGCGGGATGGTGTGCTGCGCCAGCTACACGGCGGGCAAGCGCTACGACGAGGGCTTGCGGAAGCTACAGCAGATCATCACCAACCGCGCCTCGGCCGCCATCGAGAACGCGCACTTGTACGAAGACCTGCAGGCCACCTTCCGGCAGACCATCCGCGGGTTGGCGAGCGCCATCGACAAGATGGATCGCTACACGGCGGGCCACAGCGAGCGGGTCGCGGCTTACGCGCAGATCCTCGCGCTCAAGCTGGGACTGCCCCACGAGCAGGTGGAGATCGTCCGACAGGCAGCGCTCATGCACGACATCGGCAAGATCGGCTGCGTGATGAACCTGAACAAGCCGGGCAAGCTGTCGCAGGAGGAGTACGAGGTCTTCAAGATGCATCCGGCGCACGGGCGGGACATCCTCGAGCCCATCTCGTTCTTGCACCCGCTCATCCCGGGTGTGCACCTACATCACGAGCGCTGGGACGGGCTGGGTTATCCGCTGGGTCTCAAGGCGCAGGACATCCCGCTCATCGCGCGCATCATCAGCGTGGCGGACACCTACGACGCAATGACGAGCGACCGTGCGTACCGCAAGGCCCTGCCACACGAGGTGGCCACCAGCGAGATCAACCGCTGCAGCGGTTCGCAGTTCGACCCGGACGTGGCACAGCTGTTCCTCGGCACGGTGGAGGACTACCGCTGCGACAGCGGCAACATCGACGTCGTGATCCGCGAGATGGAATAGGCCGAGGCCTCCCGGTTGGGGCGCATCGCCTCGTCACGTTCAATGGACGGCGACCCGCGTCATGGCCCGCACGGGGGGCGCGGCGAGGGCCAGGTCGAGGGACCACGGAGACTCCGCGCCGGGCGCGATCCACTCGACGGTCCGCGTCGTTCCGTCGGCGAAAGCGACCGTCGTGGCGAGCCGCACACGCGAGACCGCGACGGGGGCGTGTTCGACGTCGATGCGCGCGATGTATCGGGCACTCGGCAGCGCTTGGTCGAGGGCGTGCGCGGGCGGGCGTCGCCACGCGACCGCCTCCCGACTGTGCGCGTAGGTCACGTGGGTGACGGTGCTGTGCGGGGCCGCGCTGGGGTACGGTGTCGCGGGGGTCTCGCGCGTGACCGGGTTGCCGAGCTCGTGGCATCCGAGAGAGAGCAGCAGCGCGAAGATGGACGCGAGCCGCGCGGGCCCCTGGCGTGCGCGCCGACCGCGGGCGCCACTCATGATGAGCGCAGCGCGGCGGCTGCCTCGTCACAGACGGTTCCAGCGATCTGCTTCAGCAGCTCGTCCACGTCCCGGTCCATGTGGTCGAGTGCGGGCCCCACGCGCACGCGGGCCAGCTCGACGCAGGCGGTCGCCAGGTCGAGCTGCGAGCGACTCCGCTCGGGGCCCCGTTGGAGGACGGTCTGGCTCGTGGCCGCGAGCACGGACGCCACGCCGAAGAGGTCGAGCGCGACGTCGGCCAGGCGCTGCTGAACGAACTGCCGTCGACCGAGGGCGTCGCCGTGCTTGCGCGCGATGCGCTCTGCTTCACCGCCGAAGCGCGCCACCAGCTCCTCGAAGATCACCCCTTCACGCGCCAGCGCTGGGTGCACCGTAGCGAAGCGCTCTCGAGCGAAGCCGCGCCGGGCCCGCTGCGCGCGGAGCTCCCGCACCACGCCGAGCTGCTTCACGCGGTCACGCAGGGTCGCCGCGCTCTGGTGGACCCGTTCGTCGGTGCGCTCGAGCCCGGCGAGCG from Sandaracinaceae bacterium includes the following:
- a CDS encoding GGDEF domain-containing protein, whose translation is MDSDIKTRVTPLEDLKLPVKDGQDCLVIIYSSDARQFGKRYLLTADSVSIGRGSENEVVLENDAVSRKHAVIEKRQRMYYVSDLESTNGTYVNDSLVRDYQLRRGDQIKIGDTILKFLSGSDMEAQYHETIYKMTIVDGLTGVNNKRFFLDAMDREIPRARRHQRPLSLVMMDLDHFKGINDTFGHLAGDFVLKEFAQLVKARLRPDDILARYGGEEFAVILPETDRDGAHKIADELRRMVAAHRFEFEREPVRVTLSCGVAQLAEGWDVLQFVKAADDRLYHAKNSGRNQVAS
- a CDS encoding CPBP family intramembrane metalloprotease, which codes for MGAAVVVYGLLTAAALLLTGLRGRSPLSLPTDEAWLAGAIPALTMRTALSLAIGLGLGACAVRATKLLVTRTRWAMRLHVELRAMVGPLSGARIAFFAVTSGVTEEIFFRGALQPLAGVWLTSALFGAVHVGPNRTFLPWTLWAAFMGLLFGLSYQLTGSLLGPVVAHIVVNYENLHYLVSYDPVTVARERRITPEAPTLVGARVRTSGRSTPAEPR
- a CDS encoding response regulator, with translation MTSSPTPTNDSPRLLVVDDEKVIREILADFLSMEGFWVRTAEDGAAALVELSRTHYDLVLSDLKMPNMGGLELLESIAKHMPNVVTVIMTGFGTVETAIDAMKRGAYDYILKPFKVEEVVHTIRRGLEKQKLAAENIRLKEALSLYKVSEAIANSLSLDQVLRTVMDAALHEIEADVVTVILDNGEGSFFVRAEERNPRFRRSGSTGEFDIDALKERFNDDRPLREHGAAALPFYAKVPEAGDPVSLIVTPLRIRGKLSGMVCCASYTAGKRYDEGLRKLQQIITNRASAAIENAHLYEDLQATFRQTIRGLASAIDKMDRYTAGHSERVAAYAQILALKLGLPHEQVEIVRQAALMHDIGKIGCVMNLNKPGKLSQEEYEVFKMHPAHGRDILEPISFLHPLIPGVHLHHERWDGLGYPLGLKAQDIPLIARIISVADTYDAMTSDRAYRKALPHEVATSEINRCSGSQFDPDVAQLFLGTVEDYRCDSGNIDVVIREME